One region of Dokdonia sp. 4H-3-7-5 genomic DNA includes:
- the thrS gene encoding threonine--tRNA ligase, protein MINITLPDGNVKQMDKGATPMDVAKSISEGLARNVISAKFNGQTVETSTPLTEDGSITLFTWNDDEGKTAFRHSSSHVLAQAILKLYPGAKLTIGPAIENGFYYDVDLGDQTISDKDFKSIEDKMLEIARGKHDFSLRSVTKQEALDKYKAEGNEFKVELIENLEDGTITFCDHDDFTDLCRGGHIPNTGIIKAVKIMSVAGAYWRGDENKPQLTRVYGTSFPKQKDLKEYLELIEEAKKRDHRKLGKELELFTFSQRVGQGLPLWLPKGAALRERLENFLKAAQKKQGYEMVVSPHIGQKELYETSGHYEKYGADSFQPILTPNEGEEFLLKPMNCPHHCEIYNSRPWSYKELPKRFAEFGTVYRYEQSGELHGLTRVRGFTQDDAHIFCTPDQLDEEFMKVIDLVLYVFGSLGFENFTAQVSLRDPEKPEKYIGADENWVKAENAILNAAKAKGLNYVVETGEAAFYGPKLDFMVKDALGRSWQLGTIQVDYNLPERFELQYKGSDNEMHRPVMIHRAPFGSMERFIAILLEHTGGNFPLWLMPQQATILTLSEKYEKYAQNVLTLLENHEIRAIIDNRGETMGKKIREAEMQKLPFMIIIGEQEENDGTISVRRHGGEDLGSMTIDAFAKMVNAEIASTIKTFEV, encoded by the coding sequence ATGATCAATATCACTTTGCCAGATGGCAATGTAAAACAGATGGACAAGGGAGCTACTCCTATGGACGTCGCAAAGAGCATCAGTGAAGGACTGGCGCGTAATGTAATTTCGGCAAAATTTAACGGGCAAACGGTTGAGACCTCTACCCCACTTACCGAAGATGGTTCGATCACACTTTTTACCTGGAATGATGATGAAGGAAAGACAGCTTTTCGTCACTCTTCTTCACACGTACTGGCTCAAGCAATTTTAAAATTATATCCTGGAGCAAAACTTACTATAGGACCAGCCATCGAAAATGGCTTCTATTATGATGTTGATCTAGGTGACCAAACTATATCTGACAAGGATTTTAAGTCTATAGAAGACAAAATGCTTGAAATCGCTAGAGGTAAACACGATTTTAGCTTGCGCTCTGTCACTAAGCAAGAGGCTCTAGATAAATACAAAGCAGAAGGCAACGAGTTTAAGGTAGAACTTATCGAGAACCTAGAAGATGGAACAATCACCTTCTGTGATCATGATGATTTTACAGACTTATGCCGTGGTGGTCACATTCCGAATACAGGAATCATCAAGGCTGTAAAGATAATGAGTGTTGCCGGAGCTTACTGGAGAGGTGATGAGAACAAACCACAACTTACTCGTGTTTATGGAACATCGTTCCCAAAACAAAAAGATCTCAAGGAGTACTTAGAATTAATAGAAGAAGCAAAAAAACGCGATCACAGAAAACTAGGTAAAGAGCTTGAACTTTTTACTTTTTCTCAACGCGTGGGTCAAGGTCTACCATTATGGTTACCTAAAGGAGCTGCGCTACGTGAGCGTCTTGAAAACTTTCTTAAGGCTGCACAGAAAAAGCAAGGCTATGAGATGGTAGTATCTCCACATATAGGACAAAAGGAACTTTATGAAACATCTGGTCACTATGAAAAATACGGTGCAGATAGCTTCCAACCTATACTTACACCTAACGAAGGGGAAGAGTTTTTACTTAAACCTATGAACTGCCCTCATCACTGTGAGATATATAATAGCCGCCCTTGGAGTTACAAGGAACTACCTAAACGTTTTGCAGAATTTGGGACTGTATACCGCTATGAGCAATCTGGCGAACTTCACGGACTAACTCGTGTACGTGGTTTTACTCAAGATGATGCACATATATTCTGTACGCCAGATCAACTGGATGAAGAGTTTATGAAAGTTATAGACTTAGTGCTTTATGTATTTGGATCTCTAGGTTTTGAAAACTTTACAGCGCAAGTTTCTTTACGTGACCCAGAAAAACCAGAAAAATATATAGGAGCAGATGAGAACTGGGTGAAAGCAGAAAACGCTATCCTTAATGCTGCCAAAGCTAAAGGACTTAACTATGTTGTTGAAACTGGTGAAGCAGCTTTTTACGGACCAAAGCTTGACTTTATGGTTAAGGATGCTCTTGGTCGTAGCTGGCAACTAGGCACCATACAAGTAGATTACAACTTGCCAGAACGTTTTGAATTGCAATACAAAGGTAGTGATAATGAAATGCATCGCCCTGTGATGATTCACCGTGCACCCTTTGGAAGTATGGAGCGTTTTATCGCAATTTTACTAGAGCACACGGGAGGAAACTTCCCACTTTGGTTAATGCCACAGCAGGCCACTATTTTGACATTGAGTGAGAAATACGAGAAATATGCTCAGAATGTTTTAACTTTGCTTGAAAATCACGAAATTCGCGCTATTATAGATAACCGCGGTGAGACTATGGGTAAGAAAATACGGGAAGCAGAAATGCAAAAACTTCCGTTTATGATTATCATAGGAGAGCAAGAAGAAAATGATGGCACAATATCTGTAAGAAGACATGGTGGTGAGGATTTAGGTAGTATGACTATAGACGCTTTCGCGAAAATGGTAAACGCCGAGATAGCATCCACAATAAAAACATTTGAAGTTTAA